The genomic stretch GCAAGCGAAGACAGTCATCATCATCACTGCCTTCGCACTCCAACATCATTTTTATTTCAAGCTGAGTAAGGGTTGGATGCGAAAGATAAAACGGAATACTAATAAGAGGAACTCTATCCGGGCAGAACCACTCGTCGCCCAAGTAACACTGAGGATGAAAAAGCAGACCATGAGCATCAAGCTCTGCATATAATTTTTGAACAATAGTATTGAGAGAACTTTTTTCTATTGAAAGGCCAAGATCCTTAATACGCATCTGGAGCAATTCTTGATGATTCAAGCTTTCCCAAGCAATTGTGTTTTGTACTTCCATTTCTTAACTCTCTACTCTCTCCCCCCTCCATTTCTTTTGTGTTTTTTCAACACGAATCCTTAATTATTTCTCAACGGATCTATAATCATCCCACGAACACTTTGATCTTTTTCTTCCACACGATCGGGAAGCCCAAATTGGATTTCATGCGTATTTTCACGAAACTGAAAGCTGCTAAAAATCTTATCCCACCACGAAAAAATGCTTGAAAAATTTGAATGCGTTTCACGCGGAACGTCGGAATGATGCACTCTGTGCATATTTGGCGTCACAATCACTTTTCTCAAAACGCGATCAATTTTTTCTGGAAGCGCAACATTGCTATGATGAAAAATAATAATGGGCTGAAGCAAGGCTTCATACATCAGCAATTCAAACAAGCTTAACCCCAACAAAGCCACAACTGGAAGCCTCACTAAAAACGAAATAAAAATTTCTCCCACATGAAAACGAAGTGCAGTGGATGCATCCATTTGTCTATCGGTGTGATGCACACGATGAAAACGCCACAAAAAATGAATGCGATGACTTGCTCTATGCCACGCATACATCCAAGCATCAAAAAGCAAGAGCGCCAACAGCAAACGCTGCCACGACGCAAGCTCAACAGTCCACAGCAAACCAAAAGCATGTTGTTCAGTCCACTGCGTTAAGAGGACATAGCTACCAGAAAAAATCAGCGCTACCGCAAGAGCATTAAACAGAGCAAAAGCAAAGTTGCGCAGATCGTGCTTTAGCAATTGCTTATAGTTTTTAAAATAAGGAAAAATTTGCTCCAAAAAAATCACCAGCACGTAGGCCGAGAGCATAATAATTATTTTCCATTCTTTTATATTCAAGGTCATTTCCTTTTTTTATTTCACAAGGCTGTCTAGCAAACCCAAGGTTTTCTCTGCATTTCCTGTTGCCTTCACATTATTTTTGAGCGAAAGAATTTTTCCCTCTTCATCGATAAGAACGGTTGTTCTCAAAACGCCCGTCGTCACTTTTCCATAATTATTTTTTTCGCCCCACGCCCCGTACATTTTGTGCACCTTGGTATCTGCATCGGTGAGCAATCGAAAATTGAGCTGATGCTTTTGAATGAAAGCCTGGTGCGAATCTGCGCCATCTCTGCTTATGCCCACCACCACTGCATTTCGCTGCGAAAAATCATTTCTCAGGTCACGGAAATCGCACGCCTGCGTAGTACATCCTGGAGTGTCATCTTTCGGGTAAAAATAGAGCACCACTTTTTTCCCTTTTTGCTCGCTTAAACTAAAGCGGGCTCCATCGTTTGCCGGAAGGGTAAAATCTGGAGCCTTATCGCCCACGCTTGGTATTGGCATATTTCCTCCTCTGAGAATACTTTCTCGGGAAGGAGCTATAGGCAAGTTCTTTGCCAATAGCAATGAAAGCTTTAAATTATTTTCTTGTTATTTTTCAATGGTTTAAATAGGTTTTCTCTTGACCATTTGCTTCAAAAATCTGTTACACTAAACCTGTTTCTCGTCATCACAAAAGGAGGTTCGTCATGGTGTTGAAAAAAGGACTTACATTTTTGAGAGAAAAGAACGCTTTTCTCGACGTGATTCGCATCTATCTTGGCATTGCCCTCATGGTGAAAGCGTACTTTTTCGCCATCCATCAAGAAACGTTGATGGACCTCATCAACAGCAGTGGAAATGTTTGGGGCTATGCAGCCTTCATCGCGCATTACGTTATTATTGCGCACATTGCTGGCGGATTCTTCTTAGCACTTGGCTTGCTCACACGCATCGCAGCTCTCATCCAAGTTCCAGCATTGCTCGGAGCTGTATTTTTTGTGCACATGCCTCTTTTTTCAGAAATGGGCGGAACGCCAGAATTTGAATTATCGGCGCTAGTCTTATTTCTTCTCGTGCTCTTTAGCATTCG from Deltaproteobacteria bacterium CG11_big_fil_rev_8_21_14_0_20_42_23 encodes the following:
- a CDS encoding fatty acid hydroxylase, with the protein product MTLNIKEWKIIIMLSAYVLVIFLEQIFPYFKNYKQLLKHDLRNFAFALFNALAVALIFSGSYVLLTQWTEQHAFGLLWTVELASWQRLLLALLLFDAWMYAWHRASHRIHFLWRFHRVHHTDRQMDASTALRFHVGEIFISFLVRLPVVALLGLSLFELLMYEALLQPIIIFHHSNVALPEKIDRVLRKVIVTPNMHRVHHSDVPRETHSNFSSIFSWWDKIFSSFQFRENTHEIQFGLPDRVEEKDQSVRGMIIDPLRNN
- a CDS encoding thioredoxin-dependent thiol peroxidase yields the protein MPIPSVGDKAPDFTLPANDGARFSLSEQKGKKVVLYFYPKDDTPGCTTQACDFRDLRNDFSQRNAVVVGISRDGADSHQAFIQKHQLNFRLLTDADTKVHKMYGAWGEKNNYGKVTTGVLRTTVLIDEEGKILSLKNNVKATGNAEKTLGLLDSLVK
- a CDS encoding DoxX family protein, with translation MVLKKGLTFLREKNAFLDVIRIYLGIALMVKAYFFAIHQETLMDLINSSGNVWGYAAFIAHYVIIAHIAGGFFLALGLLTRIAALIQVPALLGAVFFVHMPLFSEMGGTPEFELSALVLFLLVLFSIRGSGELSVDYYVKTHRDK